The following is a genomic window from Alkaliphilus sp. B6464.
TCTGTTAATATGGGCAGCAAATACATATTTGGTTTCACAACAAGATAAGCAAGTATCAAAACAAGATAAACCAGTATCTCTAGCAGGAGGTGGCAACTAATGGAAGGTATTAATCCTTTAGTAATATTCTTTGCTTCTATTTTTACTAGTAACATGATATTAGCAAACTTTTTAGGCATGTGTTCCTTTATTGCTGTGTCTAAAGAAACTAAAACTTCTTTAGGCCTTGGTCAAGCAGTAACCTTCGTTTTAACTGGTACTACTATTCTAAACTATTTCATATACCACTACTTACTAGTTCCATTTGGGCTTGAATATCTTCGTTTTATAGTTTTTATTATTACAATTGCAGCATTTGTTCAATTAGTTGAAATGATAGTTGAACGTTATCTACCGACTCTATATTATTCGTTAGGAATTTTTCTACCATTAATTACTGTAAATTGTGCGATTTTAGGAGTAGCTATTTTTATGGTAATTCGTGATTATAATCTTTTACAGTCAATTGCCTTTGGCATAGGTTCGGGTATTGGGTGGATGTTAGCTATAGTAGCTATGGCTGGCATTAGACA
Proteins encoded in this region:
- a CDS encoding NADH:ubiquinone reductase (Na(+)-transporting) subunit E, producing MEGINPLVIFFASIFTSNMILANFLGMCSFIAVSKETKTSLGLGQAVTFVLTGTTILNYFIYHYLLVPFGLEYLRFIVFIITIAAFVQLVEMIVERYLPTLYYSLGIFLPLITVNCAILGVAIFMVIRDYNLLQSIAFGIGSGIGWMLAIVAMAGIRQKIKRAPIPKGLEGAGITLIITGMMALAFIGFSGIVNIQ